In Anaerolineales bacterium, one DNA window encodes the following:
- a CDS encoding cupin domain-containing protein, with the protein MEPVTPKPILIPPGSGRVLKLIGVTHKLTSQQTGSDYYLFESEFDSESGNRLHVHSYEDEIIYVLQGTIQIRLGNDKLEASAGGIAHLPKWIPHALYNPLKVPLRILALAIPSGMELFFDELESALQAGTIDDAKHREISQKYGIEWLE; encoded by the coding sequence ATGGAGCCTGTCACCCCAAAACCGATTTTAATACCGCCTGGCTCAGGCAGAGTTTTGAAGTTGATCGGTGTTACGCATAAGTTGACGAGTCAACAAACGGGTAGTGATTATTACCTCTTTGAATCTGAGTTCGATTCCGAAAGCGGGAATCGCCTGCATGTCCATTCGTATGAAGATGAAATCATATACGTCTTACAGGGAACGATTCAGATCAGGCTGGGCAATGACAAACTGGAAGCCAGCGCAGGCGGGATCGCGCATCTGCCAAAATGGATCCCGCACGCTTTGTATAACCCGCTGAAAGTACCTCTCAGAATTTTGGCACTGGCAATCCCAAGCGGCATGGAGCTATTCTTCGATGAACTCGAATCCGCGCTACAGGCTGGCACGATAGACGACGCGAAGCACAGGGAAATTTCTCAAAAGTATGGGATTGAGTGGTTGGAATAA